A stretch of the Nicotiana tabacum cultivar K326 chromosome 6, ASM71507v2, whole genome shotgun sequence genome encodes the following:
- the LOC107810658 gene encoding auxin-responsive protein IAA17 yields MSSEKFKAANDLPETDISGFNFKETELTLGLPGESRKQISGTKRGISDAMELSLGSSNSEDYHSKNEISTGTKPPAKAQVVGWPPVRSYRKNMIDKGKYVKVAVDGAPYLRKVDLELYDSYQKMLNALQNMFTCLTICNFQSESKLMDITNGVEYVPTYEDKDGDRMLVGDVPWKMFVDTCKRIRLMKSSEAIGLAPRTPVKCSSTS; encoded by the exons ATGTCATCGGAGAAATTCAAAGCAGCCAATGACTTGCCGGAAACTGATATCTCCGGCTTCAATTTCAAGGAAACTGAGCTCACCCTCGGCTTACCCGGGGAATCGCGAAAGCAAATCTCCGGCACAAAACGTGGAATCTCCGACGCTATGGAATTAAGCCTAGGGAGTTCTAACTCTGAAGATTATCACTCTAAAAATGAAATCTCTACTGGAACCAAACCTCCAGCAAA GGCACAAGTAGTGGGATGGCCACCTGTGAGATCATACAGGAAAAACATGATAGACAAGGGCAAGTATGTGAAAGTGGCAGTAGATGGAGCTCCTTACTTGAGAAAAGTAGATTTGGAGTTGTACGACAGTTACCAGAAGATGTTAAATGCTCTACAAAACATGTTTACTTGCCTAACTATCT GTAATTTTCAAAGCGAAAGCAAGCTTATGGACATTACAAATGGTGTGGAATATGTACCAACCTATGAAGATAAAGATGGAGACCGGATGCTTGTTGGAGATGTTCCTTGGAA AATGTTTGTTGATACTTGTAAGAGAATCAGGTTGATGAAGAGCTCGGAAGCCATTGGATTAG CTCCGAGGACACCCGTGAAATGCTCGAGTACAAGCTAA